The Papilio machaon chromosome 28, ilPapMach1.1, whole genome shotgun sequence genome includes a window with the following:
- the LOC123722634 gene encoding uncharacterized protein LOC123722634: MTLESLRMTIKETLPRINMTLTIGLNPVESDILEPSNHKIGVVDKFPRFYKLVPIAGNTRFLLVPLPLGVFKSAQTPGDMISSISGAVQSAANSVKVVKGVKLIQECNLQVPADGTPSPASQCSSSPQQQRSYSQ; this comes from the exons ATGACTCTTGAATCATTGAGGATGACAATTAAAGAGACTTTGCCAAGGATAAATATGACACTGACAATTGGGTTGAATCCAGTCGAGTCGGATATATTAGAACCATCAAATCACAAGATTGGTGTCGTTGATAAATTTCCTCGTTTTTATAAGCTTGTACCAATTGCCGGTAATACTAGATTCCTTTTGGTACCATTGCCATTAGGTGTATTTAAAAGCGCGCAGACGCCTGGTGATATGATTAGTTCGATTAGCGGAGCTGTTCAATCTGCAGCCAATTCAGTCAAAGTTGTCAAAGGTGTTAAATTAATCCAGGAGTGTAACTTACAAGTTCCAGCAGACG GAACACCATCGCCTGCTTCGCAGTGCTCCAGCTCGCCGCAACAACAGCGATCATACAGCCAATAA
- the LOC123722637 gene encoding putative nuclease HARBI1: MSRMWTALMLEAADAEAKKMSRQRMLLQRLKNRERLLQKIPEWQFRAHYRLNKEEFHSLCDELRHNTSLKGSKTTSLELKVLTALNFYAMGSYQKGVANEVHMNQKSVSQCIREVTKALNEISNKWIQFPQTSTQRTKIKQG; the protein is encoded by the exons ATGTCTCGCATGTGGACCGCCTTGATGTTAGAAGCTGCAGATGCCGAAGCTAAAAAGATGTCTCGGCAGCGTATGCTTCTACAAAGATTAAAGAATCGCGAACGGTTACTACAAAAAATTCCGGAGTGGCAGTTTAGAGCTCATTACAGGCTGAATAAGGAAGAGTTCCACTCGTTGTGTGACGAGCTCAGGCACAATACCAGTTTAAAAGGTTCGAAAACAACTTCACTGGAACTTAAG gtgCTGACAGCATTGAACTTTTATGCCATGGGTTCATATCAGAAAGGTGTTGCTAATGAGGTACATATGAATCAAAAAAGTGTAAGTCAGTGTATCAGAGAGGTGACAAAAGCTCTGAATgagatttcaaataaatggatACAATTCCCACAAACAAGCACacaaagaactaaaattaagcaagGGTAG